From Lolium perenne isolate Kyuss_39 chromosome 5, Kyuss_2.0, whole genome shotgun sequence, a single genomic window includes:
- the LOC127303178 gene encoding uncharacterized protein, with amino-acid sequence MVWLLDQEYDRDHRAFHMTERRRVLHPLKIRYHGTVDMAYDERYTEFIQPTGLLPFITLDLIGMAPPEPADKKDRTPAGASFSWIRTHFGECPEGADRDTVKTYTRVYLWYMVSRTLFPDSGGKLAHWCWLKALTVLEHPWSWGTAALAYLYRQLDEGCRRTGSGGIGGCLLLLSVWSWDHLSVGRPRILNARPWPHYRNNPDREPTWAYLWDNVSEMTSDPMIMYRHYTEELDTLTAEQECPPEWQDTDHALHSNYLQWFHDSTRIELVKPAYDDDILDDPIEFDEVAQSQHDIYARQGRSTSIASSLNFVRSEIQKTATECEVVWDQSHRDEKPIGPMRHFIKKAMIEPDEEPPRRSSLRRMRNDEPSSSEEQEVQQQEEQRQRTKRKAVRKQPVRRGRRGG; translated from the exons atggtgtggctcctagatcaagagtatgacagggatcaccgggcttttcatatgacggagaggagAAGGGTTCTTCACcccttgaagattcgttaccatggcacagtggatatggcgtatgacgagaggtacacggagttcatccagcctaccggtcttctcccgttcatcacgctt gaccttattggcatggctcctccggAGCCAGCAGATAAGAAGGATAGAACTCCCGCCGGCGCATCTTTCTCTTGGATCAGGACTCACTTTGGAGAATGCCCGGAAGGGGCCGACCGTGACACTGTCAAGACATACACCCGAGTGTACTTGTGGTATATggtttcgaggactctctttcctgacagtggtgggaagctggcccattggtgttggctcaaggcgcttacggtgttggagcacccgtggagttggggaacagcggcacttgcctacctctaccggcagtTGGACGAAGGttgtcgcaggactgggagcggcggtattggtggatgcttgctcctactttccgtatggagctgggaccacctatcagttgggcggcccAGGATACTCAACGCgaggccatggcctcattaccggaacaaccctgatcgggagcccacttgggcatacctttgggacaatgtctcggagatgacgagcgatccaatgATCATGTACAGGCACTACACtgaggagttggacactcttaccgctgagcag gagtgcccacctgagtggcaagacacggaccacGCGCTCCATAG CAACTATCTCCAATGGTTTCATGACagcacgcgtatcgagttagtgaaACCCGCGTATGATGACgacatcttggacgaccccatcgagttcgatgaggttgcgcaaagccagcacgacatcTATGCTCGAcaagggagatcgacttctattgcttcctctctgaacttcgtg cggtcCGAGATCCAAAAGACAGCTACAGAGTGTGAGGTTGTTTGGGATCAGAGCCATAGAGATGAAAAGCCTATCGGACCGATGcggcatttcattaag AAGGCTATGATCGAGCCCGATGAGGAGCCGCCGCGGAGATcatctttgaggaggatgaggaacgatGAGCCGTCATCTTCAGAGGAGCAGGAGGTGCAGCAGCAAGAAGAGCAACGGCAGCGGACGAAAAGGAaggccgtccggaagcagcccgtgaGGAGGGGACGTCGAGGAGGATAG